Below is a genomic region from Haloplasma contractile SSD-17B.
GCATAATCATTCATATCAGAGTGATACCCTACTGCAAAAACACCTCTTTGTTCGGCTGCTTTTTGTGGTTCTGGTGTATCTTGATGCTGAGCGATTACATCCACGCCTTTATCAAGCAGTGCATCTGCAGCTTGACGTTCAACCGTTGGATTATACCAAGTGTTTGTCCATGTCACTTCAACAGTTGCATCCGGATTCACAGATCTTACACCTAAAGTGAAAGCATTGATTCCTCTTACAACTTCAGGAATTCCGAATGCAGCTACATAACCAATTTTATTCGTTTGTGTTTTTAATCCTGCTACAATACCTGTTAAGTATCGTGCCTGATAAATTCGTCCAAAGTAATTCCCCATGTTGTCTGTTGTTTTATACCCAGAACAATGTAAGAATTTTACGTCAGGATACTCTTTAGATAATTCCTCAACATAATCCATGTAACCAAATGAGTTTGCAATAATAACGTTATAACCCTGATCAATTAATTCTCTCATTCGATCTTTAACCTCTGAACTTTCAGGCACAGCCTCTACATACTTAGTTTCAACATCTAATTGTTGTTCTAAATAAAGTCTTCCTTGGTCATGAGAATAGGTAAACCCACCATCCCCTACATGTCCAATATAAATAAATCCAACCTTAATTTCATCACTACTAGAGCCTTCACAAGCTCCTAATACTAAAGCGAAAAGCAACGTAACTGATAATAATACTAATTTTTTCATATGAATCCTCCTAATAATTTAAGATATACGGTTGCTTTCCTCAATAATTAGTCCATTAAGTTTCGTGAGTATCTATCGCTTACTAAAACAGTAATACTTCATGATTAAATCTATAATCTATAGGTATTCAGATTTAGCAACTTGATTACTCAACTAACTTAAACCTACAAATTACTCCATAAAGACAAAAAAATCCTGTAACTCGTAAAAGTCACAGAATCTATGTCAAGGAGTATATTCACAAATATATTCAATACGAAATAATCCCCTTCTTTATTATTAATAATTATAGAAAGGGCTAAAAAGAATATAGGTATGCAAAGAATCACTGATTATATTAAATCAGGTTAAATGCACGTGAATAACTCGTAGTCCCGAAATTTACGGCTTCGGGCTAGATACTTTCGGACCATATCACCGAGGATATACGAGTGTAATCAATTTCGACTACTATTTAATTTTACATGATTATACTTATAATTCAATACTAACCGGTATGAAAGTGTTATTATATTAAATTCTTTTTAAAAAATTATTCCCATTCAATTGTTGCAGGAGGTTTTGATGTAATATCATAAACAATACGGTTTACATGATCAACCTCATTAACAATACGCCTTGAAATATGCTCAAGAACATTCCATGGAATTTTTGCAAAGTCTGCTGTCATACCATCAATTGAGGTGACTGCACGAATACCAACCGTGTAATCATAAGTACGCATGTCCCCCATTACTCCGACCGTTTTCATATTTGAGAGCACTGTAAAGTACTGCCAAACCTCATTTTCTAGTGCTGCTTTTTTTATTTCTTCTCGTAATATTGCATCAGATTCGCGAACAATCTCTAACTTTTCTTCTGTTACATCACCTAAAATACGAATAGCAAGGCCTGGTCCCGGAAATGGCTGACGCATGACGATCTTTTTAGGAATTCCTAATTCTAGACCTAATTCTCGAACCTCATCTTTAAATAATGTGTTTAATGGTTCTAGTAACGTGAATTTCATATCCTCAGGTAGTCCACCAACATTATGATGTGATTTAATAGTCTGTGCTGTTTTTGTGCCTGACTCTATTACATCTGTATACAAGGTCCCTTGTCCTAAGTATTCAAAATTCCCAAGTTTCTTTGCTTCATCATCAAACAAATAAACAAACTCATTGCCTATTATTTTACGTTTTTGTTCTGGGTCAGAAATTCCTTTTAATCTTGAGAGAAATATTTCTTTTGCATTTACTTTTTCTATTTTAATATTAAAGCCTTCACTGAATGTTTTCATAACCTCGTATGCTTCATTTTTTCTTAGTAAACCATGATCAACAAAAATACACTGTAACTGGTCTTTAATTGCATGGTGGATTAATACAGCTGCAACAGATGAATCGACACCACCACTTAATCCTAGTAAGACTTTTTTGTCTCCAACTTGTTCTTTTATTTCGGCAACTTTCACATCAATGAAGTTCTCCATATCCCAATTTGCAGATGCCTTACAAATTTTAAACACAAAGTTCTTTAACAGTTCTGTTCCATATGTAGTATGTTTAACTTCAGGATGAAACTGTACCCCATAGAATTGCATCTCATTATTATAAATTGCTGCATAAGGGCAGGTTGGGCTCGATGCTAGTGGTTCAAATCCATCCTGAAGGCTAATTAGTTGATCACCATGTGACATCCATACATCTTGTTGAACTGGCAACTCATTAAACAATAAATTTTCACGTAACACATCAATTCGCGCTTTACCATATTCTCGATGTTTAGCACGGTTAATGTCTGCACCGGATTTATACGACATGAGTTGCATTCCATAGCAAATGCCTAATACCGGTATACCTAATTGAAAAATCTCCTGATCAATTCCATAAGCATCTTTACTATACACACTATTAGGTCCGCCACTTAAAATAATCCCTTTTACATGCTTCATGCTTTTTATTTCCTTGGCAGTAATATCATTTTGTAGCAATTCAGAGTAGACCCCTAGTTCTCTAATTCTTCTTGCAATTAATTGATTGTATTGACTCCCGTAGTCAAGAACAATTATTTGATCGAATTCCATCCTTCTCACTCCTCTGTAAAGTAGGCTGTATCATTATCTAACGCTTTAATTGATACAAGTGGTTCTAAGTTTAATTGTGGGTAGTGACTTAAAATATTCTCACGACCATTTTGAAAACGTTTTTCTATTAATGGAACAAACCCTACTACATCTGCTTTTGCTTCTTTTACAATATTCATTAGTGCGATGGCTGCATTTCCTTTTGCCAAAAAGTCATCTATAATGAGTACCCGGTCTCCTTGTTTAATATAATCCTTTGACACTAAAATGTTGTAATACTTCTCTTTAGTGTACGAATAAACTCTTTCTCTATAATTATTCTGCTTTGTAATTAATGAGGCTTCTTTTTTAGCAAATACAACCGGTATATGATTAAGCTTATGTGCAGCCGCGCACGCAAAGGGAATCCCTGATGTTTCGATTGTTAATATTTTTGTTACTTGTGCATTTTGAAAACACTCTGCTATTCGTTCACCAATCTTATATAAAAGGTACGTGTCCACCTGATGATTGATAAAAGAATCTACTTTAATGACATTTTTTTCGATCACCCTTCCATAATTAAGAATATAGTCTTTTAAAAGTTCCAAACTCACACACTCCTCATCCTAGTTATAATTTAGGCAATAAAAAAAGCACTCGACATCCGAATGCTCTACTAATCCCATCACGAAAAGAAGAATGAGAAAACTATTAAAAACACAGTAAAAAACCATGATAAACACAAACAATATAAATCGGTTTGTACACTGCATTTCGTAGTCCCGAAATTTACGGTTTCAGGGTAGAGACTTTCGGACCATATTTCCGATATTATACGAATACACTTATATTTTATCAAATTTTTTTTAGTAATCAAGATGTAAATGCTATCTTTTATAATTTTGAATGCAATTGAATTAAAATAGTTCATGAAAAATGGTAAACTAATAACGATAAATAAATAGATATGAATTTATAATAATTTTCTCTACGATATAAACTTAGCATAATTGGATTGTATATAAAGGAGGTATACCTATGAAAATCATTATGTCACCAAGTAAAACACAAGATTTTAGTAAAGATCTTAGTCTTGTTACTACCACTCGTGAATTCAAAACAAAAACAGATGAGTTACTTGATATAATTAATGATCTATCCAAAGAAGACATTGCAACCATTATGAAGATCAAAGGAACTCTATTAGAGGATACGTATCAAAATTATCAGAATTATGTTAACTTACCAACAAATAAAGCAATAACTAGTTATACCGGTGCCGTATTTAAAGGTTTAGAGATCGATCACTATACAAAAACTGAACAAGACTATCTGAACGATCACTTACGTATTTTATCAGCGTTATATGGTGTTTTGAAGCCTACTGATGAAATAAAACCTTATCGTCTAGACATGAAAATGAAGATTCTAGATGAGGGGCTCTATTCATTTTGGACAGAAACCATTACTGAGTTGTTTAAGAAAGAAAATCTGATTATTAATCTAGCTTCTAATGAGTTTAGTAAACTAATTAAACTTCCTATGATTACGATTAATTTTAAAGAACATAAAAATGGTATCTATAAGGTAATCGGTGCCTATGCTAAAAAAGCGCGTGGAAAGATGATTCATTATATGATAAAAAATCAGGTACAGGATATTGAAACTATTAAACAGTTTAATACAGATGGCTATGCTTATAATCGTGATTTATCTAGCGAAAAAGACTTTATTTTCACACGATCAACTAGTGATTAATCACGTATCAAATAAAAGATCTCAGAGAATCTCTGAGATCTTTTATTTAGTTATAAGACTTTGGAAATATACCTTGTTTAACAAGTTGTTTGAAATTCCATCCATCAAGTGAATCATTTCTTTCTAGTTTGTAACTCCAAAAATACCATCCAAAACAGTTTTCATAAGTAAACAATTGTGTGTTGGCGTATGTGGTTAACGCATTTACTTTCATGAACTGGTCCATTCCTTTAAATACGTGTCCATGTAGTCCTAATGACCACTCTCCTACAATCAGTGGTACTAGTTTATTTAGACGCTCAATTAAGTCAAGTCTTCCTAGTGTAAATTCAATGTGTTCCCTGATTTTCATGTCATTAAACTGATCACCAAAGCATTGATATAAATGTAAATCAAAGAGAACGTTATGAAACGCATTTTGTTTAAAAAATGAAACCCATCCTTCATTATCTGGTCTAAATGAGTCATGAAATACGATATAGACATCTTTAAGATGTTTTCGAATCAATGTGTATGCATGTTTATAAAAAGTCTGAAGTAGGTCTAAATCAATGGTCCAATGTGGTTCGTTTAATACTTGAATTCCCCATAATGACGTGTGATTCTTATAACGCTTA
It encodes:
- a CDS encoding xanthine phosphoribosyltransferase, which encodes MELLKDYILNYGRVIEKNVIKVDSFINHQVDTYLLYKIGERIAECFQNAQVTKILTIETSGIPFACAAAHKLNHIPVVFAKKEASLITKQNNYRERVYSYTKEKYYNILVSKDYIKQGDRVLIIDDFLAKGNAAIALMNIVKEAKADVVGFVPLIEKRFQNGRENILSHYPQLNLEPLVSIKALDNDTAYFTEE
- a CDS encoding BMP family ABC transporter substrate-binding protein is translated as MKKLVLLSVTLLFALVLGACEGSSSDEIKVGFIYIGHVGDGGFTYSHDQGRLYLEQQLDVETKYVEAVPESSEVKDRMRELIDQGYNVIIANSFGYMDYVEELSKEYPDVKFLHCSGYKTTDNMGNYFGRIYQARYLTGIVAGLKTQTNKIGYVAAFGIPEVVRGINAFTLGVRSVNPDATVEVTWTNTWYNPTVERQAADALLDKGVDVIAQHQDTPEPQKAAEQRGVFAVGYHSDMNDYAPDAHLVSAVWNWGPYYVDQVSMIQEGTWETGSYWGGIDEAIVDITNLSKNATDDAESTVNDIYNDMKNGEFTVFSGEIKKQDGTIAVESDETLSDEELLSMNWFVEGVIGTIPSD
- the guaA gene encoding glutamine-hydrolyzing GMP synthase; the encoded protein is MEFDQIIVLDYGSQYNQLIARRIRELGVYSELLQNDITAKEIKSMKHVKGIILSGGPNSVYSKDAYGIDQEIFQLGIPVLGICYGMQLMSYKSGADINRAKHREYGKARIDVLRENLLFNELPVQQDVWMSHGDQLISLQDGFEPLASSPTCPYAAIYNNEMQFYGVQFHPEVKHTTYGTELLKNFVFKICKASANWDMENFIDVKVAEIKEQVGDKKVLLGLSGGVDSSVAAVLIHHAIKDQLQCIFVDHGLLRKNEAYEVMKTFSEGFNIKIEKVNAKEIFLSRLKGISDPEQKRKIIGNEFVYLFDDEAKKLGNFEYLGQGTLYTDVIESGTKTAQTIKSHHNVGGLPEDMKFTLLEPLNTLFKDEVRELGLELGIPKKIVMRQPFPGPGLAIRILGDVTEEKLEIVRESDAILREEIKKAALENEVWQYFTVLSNMKTVGVMGDMRTYDYTVGIRAVTSIDGMTADFAKIPWNVLEHISRRIVNEVDHVNRIVYDITSKPPATIEWE
- a CDS encoding YaaA family protein, translating into MKIIMSPSKTQDFSKDLSLVTTTREFKTKTDELLDIINDLSKEDIATIMKIKGTLLEDTYQNYQNYVNLPTNKAITSYTGAVFKGLEIDHYTKTEQDYLNDHLRILSALYGVLKPTDEIKPYRLDMKMKILDEGLYSFWTETITELFKKENLIINLASNEFSKLIKLPMITINFKEHKNGIYKVIGAYAKKARGKMIHYMIKNQVQDIETIKQFNTDGYAYNRDLSSEKDFIFTRSTSD
- a CDS encoding glycoside hydrolase family 5 protein → MATIRGINLGGWFVLEKWMKPVLFNGVDGPDETIFCKQAENALETLQEHWNTFITEEDFKYIKEDLELNSIRIPIPWWMFFDTTPYFSGIKYLDKAMAWADQYDLKVLLDLHTAPGCQNGFDNGGITGVIEWDKDTKNIKKTIETLEIIVKRYKNHTSLWGIQVLNEPHWTIDLDLLQTFYKHAYTLIRKHLKDVYIVFHDSFRPDNEGWVSFFKQNAFHNVLFDLHLYQCFGDQFNDMKIREHIEFTLGRLDLIERLNKLVPLIVGEWSLGLHGHVFKGMDQFMKVNALTTYANTQLFTYENCFGWYFWSYKLERNDSLDGWNFKQLVKQGIFPKSYN